The DNA segment GGCTTGTCCTGTCGGCGGGCCGCCGAGCGTTTTGGTATCAGTGCGGCCAGCGCGATCCGCTGGCGCAGTCGTCTCAAGGAAGCTGGCGACGTCGTTCCTAAACGACCGGGCGGTGACCGCAGATCGCAGCGGATCGAAGCACATTCACAATTGATTTTGGACGCGGTGACGGTGAAGGCGGATATCACGCTCGCCGAGTTGCAAGAGTTGTTGAAACGTCGTGGAATATCGGCCGGCATCGCTTCGCTCTGGCGTTTCTTCCAGCGCAGAAAGATCACACTTAAAAAAAGACAGCGCACGCCGCCGAGCAACGGCGCGGCGATATAAATGCCGCGCGTGAGGAGTGGTTCGAAGGGCAAGTCGATCTTGACCCTGAGCGCCTCGTCTTTATCGACGAAACCAGCGCCAATACCAAAATGGCGCGACTTTACGGACGTTCGCCGCGCGGCGAGCGATGTCGTGCTGCTGTCCCTCACGGACATTGGAAGACCACGACATTCACCGCTGGATTGCGTTCCAGCGGCCTGATCGCACCGCTTGTCCTGGACGGTCCCATGGATGGCGAAGTCTTCTTGGCCTACGTCGAACAATTACTCGCCCCATCGTTGCAACCGGGCGACACCGTCATCATGGACA comes from the Herpetosiphonaceae bacterium genome and includes:
- a CDS encoding IS630 family transposase (programmed frameshift); the encoded protein is MTRALSVDLRQRVVAAIDDGLSCRRAAERFGISAASAIRWRSRLKEAGDVVPKRPGGDRRSQRIEAHSQLILDAVTVKADITLAELQELLKRRGISAGIASLWRFFQRRKITLKKRPAHAAEQRRGDINAAREEWFEGQVDLDPERLVFIDETSANTKMARLYGRSPRGERCRAAVPHGHWKTTTFTAGLRSSGLIAPLVLDGPMDGEVFLAYVEQLLAPSLQPGDTVIMDNLPAHKVHGVREVIQAAGASLLYLPPYSPDFNPIEMAFSKLKALLRAAAARTMPDLWQAIANALKRFSPDECQNYLAAAGYDAT